CCTCTATGAACCTCAAAGTATCGAGGCGCAGGCCGTCTCCTTCCATTGGCTTTGGGAGGAGCTCCGCTCGGAGGCGCACGTCGATCCCGTCCCCTCCTGGGATGAGGTGTTCCGCGACCTGGCGCGCTATCCGCGCCTGAGGGTGACGCGCGGGGTGGATTGGACGGAGGCTCAGCTCGATGTGGAGGAGCTTCCCCCCTTCAAGGGGGACTTCGGGGCGGTCCTGCGCCTCTGCCGCGACCTGGACCGGCGCGGCTGCGCCGTGTGCGTATACAGCGAGAACGACCGGTTCCTGGACGGGGAGAGCGGACCGTTCGCTCAAGTCCCCTTCGTCGAGGTACGGAAGGGGGCCCTTTCCTCGGGCTTCGTGGACAGGGCCGCGAAGCGCGCCTTCATATCGGACCGAGAGCTCTCCGGGGTCTCCGCCAGAGCGTCCTCCTCGGAATGGCGCGCTCCGCTGGAGTGGCGGGATCGGCTGTCGGCAGGGCAGCTCGTCGTACACGAGGACTACGGGCTGGCCGTCTTCCGCGGCATCGAGGAGATCGTCTCGGCGGGGGCCTCCATGGACGCCCTGGTGCTCGAGTTCGCCGAGAACAAGCGACTTCTGGTCCCCGTCCTCCAGTCCCACAAGCTCACGGCGCTTGTGGAACACCAGAGCGACGAGACGGAGCTGGATACCCTCCGGGGCTCCCGGTGGCGCAAGTCCAGGGAGAAGGACAAGCAACGCGCCCAGGAGGAGGCCAGGGCCCTGATCGAGATCTTCGCTCGCCGCGAGCTGGAGCGCCGGGACCCGCTGGCGGACCCGGACGAGCTTTACGAGTCGTTCGTCAAGGCCTTTCCGTACACGGAGACGGCCGACCAGCTCAAGGCCACGGCGGAGATCATGGAGGATCTGTCCGGCCCCTTTCCGATGGACCGCCTTCTCGTCGGCGATGTAGGATTCGGAAAAACGGAGGTCGCGCTGAGGGCGGCTTTCCGGGCCGTCGCCGCGGGCCGCCAGGTCTGCGTGCTGGTCCCGACGACGATCCTGGCTCAGCAGCATTATGGAACCTTCCGTTCCCGCCTCTCGGGCTTTCCGGTCTCAGTTGGGATCCTCTCCCGATTTACCTCGAGGTCGGAGGCGGGGCGCACCGCGTCGAGCGCGGAGGACGGGTCCGTCGACATCGTCATCGGGACGCACAAGCTGCTGCAGAAGGGGATCAAGTTCAAGAACCTGGGACTTCTCATCGTCGACGAGGAGCACCGTTTCGGCGTTATGCACAAGGAGAGCCTGAAACAGACCTATGGGGCGGTCGATATTCTGAGCCTGTCGGCAACCCCGATACCGCGTACCCTGGCGATGGCTCTGAGGGGGCTGCGCAGCATCTCGGTGCTCTCCACGCCCCCGGAGGACCGCCTGCCCGTGACGACCTTCGCGGGGCCCTGGCAGACCGCGCTGGTGCGTAAGGCCGTGGCCTGCGAGCTGGAGCGGGGAGGGCAGGTCTATTTCGTCGTCAACCGCATCGCGCGTATGGAGGAACAGCGTCGGATGCTTGCCGCCTTCTTCCCCGAGGCCAGAATCCACGCCGCGCACGGCCAGATGCCGGAACGGGAGTTGGAGAGGACGATGCTGGACTTCTACGCGGGGGCAATAGACATCCTGATCTGCACGACGATTATCGAGAGCGGCCTGGATGTGGGCCGCGCCAACACGATCATCGTGGACGACTCCCAGGAGCTCGGGCTGGCCCAGATGTACCAGCTCCGCGGCCGGGTGGGGCGCCGTGGGGAAAGCGCCTTCGCCTACTTCTTCTATCCGGAGCGTGAGGAACTGAGGAAGGAGACGGCGGACAGGCTGGAGGCCATATCCACTCTGACGGACCTGGGGTCGGGCTACTCGATTGCGCGGCGGGACCTGGACATCCGGGGCGGGGGGGAGATCGGCGGAACCACGCAGCACGGAAAGAGCAGGACGGGGGGCTTCAGCCTCTTCTATCGGATGCTGGAGGAGGAGCTGGACCGCCTGCGCGGCGTGGAGAACCGGCTGACGGAGGTCGCCTACGACCAGGGGGGCTCCAT
The sequence above is a segment of the uncultured Fretibacterium sp. genome. Coding sequences within it:
- a CDS encoding CarD family transcriptional regulator — encoded protein: MQGRQRPVVGDLDGLKELWESGGSVHDRAGGSARAWMCPEGRIAAIFPDVRQASEFALDRKAFFPERPLFRLAELPLTLQTIGSRPLLLERGETIRRWTSEGGVLVTTPGALISPCLMADGELPVTCGEEYARDRLVAWLERSGYQRADLVWSPGQYVLRGFIMDVFDPGHALPLRFEFFDDVVERISAFQPSTQKTVAGLDAVFLHSLSGAQAFMPPALLPADTRVILYEPQSIEAQAVSFHWLWEELRSEAHVDPVPSWDEVFRDLARYPRLRVTRGVDWTEAQLDVEELPPFKGDFGAVLRLCRDLDRRGCAVCVYSENDRFLDGESGPFAQVPFVEVRKGALSSGFVDRAAKRAFISDRELSGVSARASSSEWRAPLEWRDRLSAGQLVVHEDYGLAVFRGIEEIVSAGASMDALVLEFAENKRLLVPVLQSHKLTALVEHQSDETELDTLRGSRWRKSREKDKQRAQEEARALIEIFARRELERRDPLADPDELYESFVKAFPYTETADQLKATAEIMEDLSGPFPMDRLLVGDVGFGKTEVALRAAFRAVAAGRQVCVLVPTTILAQQHYGTFRSRLSGFPVSVGILSRFTSRSEAGRTASSAEDGSVDIVIGTHKLLQKGIKFKNLGLLIVDEEHRFGVMHKESLKQTYGAVDILSLSATPIPRTLAMALRGLRSISVLSTPPEDRLPVTTFAGPWQTALVRKAVACELERGGQVYFVVNRIARMEEQRRMLAAFFPEARIHAAHGQMPERELERTMLDFYAGAIDILICTTIIESGLDVGRANTIIVDDSQELGLAQMYQLRGRVGRRGESAFAYFFYPEREELRKETADRLEAISTLTDLGSGYSIARRDLDIRGGGEIGGTTQHGKSRTGGFSLFYRMLEEELDRLRGVENRLTEVAYDQGGSIPAFYIPQEGVRVTLYRRLLQVVGLDELMALMGEMEDRFGPLPEPVRLLTGLTAIRNCGAALGLRTVSVRKGGTSAEGKLDGLAPFLKRRRGWTVLGAHAVGPGGVPGAAGLFEAMREAAKAGENAAL